A DNA window from Vibrio cidicii contains the following coding sequences:
- the yjjX gene encoding inosine/xanthosine triphosphatase: MATQKVIIASLNPAKLSAVKSAFQQAFPQRSFTFSGVSVPSEVADQPMSDEETHLGALNRVKNAKQAVSDGDYYVGLEAGIEGDVTFAWMVIESDTQRGESRSASLMLPPAVLAKLADANELGDVMDEVFGTDNIKQKGGAISLLTQNLLTRSSVYHQALILALIPFTNPQHFPANLASKG; this comes from the coding sequence ATGGCAACTCAAAAAGTGATTATCGCGTCACTCAACCCAGCAAAGCTCAGCGCGGTTAAAAGCGCCTTTCAACAAGCCTTTCCACAGCGCAGTTTTACCTTCAGTGGTGTAAGCGTCCCCAGTGAGGTGGCGGACCAACCGATGAGCGATGAAGAAACCCATTTGGGCGCGCTCAATCGAGTGAAAAACGCCAAACAAGCGGTCAGTGATGGCGATTATTATGTGGGCTTGGAAGCGGGCATTGAGGGTGATGTGACCTTTGCCTGGATGGTGATTGAATCGGACACGCAGCGCGGCGAATCACGCTCGGCCAGTTTAATGCTGCCCCCTGCGGTGCTAGCAAAGCTTGCCGATGCCAATGAGCTGGGCGATGTGATGGACGAGGTGTTTGGCACCGACAACATCAAGCAGAAAGGAGGCGCAATCAGCTTGCTGACGCAAAACCTTCTTACGCGCAGTTCGGTTTATCACCAAGCTTTGATTCTGGCCTTGATCCCTTTTACCAATCCACAACATTTCCCGGCCAATTTGGCAAGCAAGGGTTAA
- the raiA gene encoding ribosome-associated translation inhibitor RaiA, whose product MKVNITGKNIDITSAIRTHIESKFKKLEKWQADIISCQATFSEEPNKQKKFEAVIKVPKGQLIASAVNDDLYAAINEVEQKLERQLNKLQHKSEARRAEKPELVEEEDE is encoded by the coding sequence ATGAAAGTAAACATCACTGGTAAAAACATTGACATCACCTCTGCTATCCGCACTCACATTGAGAGCAAATTTAAGAAGCTAGAAAAATGGCAAGCGGACATCATCAGTTGCCAAGCCACCTTTAGCGAAGAACCGAACAAACAGAAAAAATTTGAGGCCGTGATTAAGGTTCCTAAAGGTCAACTTATCGCTTCAGCGGTTAACGACGATTTGTATGCTGCCATTAATGAAGTGGAGCAAAAACTGGAAAGACAGCTAAACAAACTGCAGCACAAATCCGAAGCGCGTCGCGCCGAAAAACCTGAGTTGGTTGAAGAAGAAGACGAATAA
- a CDS encoding YfhL family 4Fe-4S dicluster ferredoxin has translation MALLITDKCINCDMCDPECPNGAISMGEKIFEIDPNLCTECKGHYDKPTCQSVCPITKCIITDPAHIETEAQLLEKFVIIQGLA, from the coding sequence ATGGCACTGCTCATCACGGATAAATGCATTAACTGCGACATGTGTGACCCTGAGTGTCCGAATGGTGCGATTTCGATGGGGGAGAAGATCTTTGAAATTGATCCCAACCTCTGTACGGAATGCAAAGGACACTACGACAAGCCGACCTGTCAGTCCGTTTGTCCGATCACCAAATGCATTATTACCGACCCTGCACATATCGAAACTGAAGCACAGCTGCTTGAGAAATTCGTCATTATTCAGGGGCTTGCCTAA
- the sltY gene encoding murein transglycosylase, translating into MTRMRLNFLRLPKPCRALVGLLCGLTGVTVSAADIASLEKQREIYQQAQQSLDNKDLDEFAKLRPQLDSYALTPYLDYRVFLLQLKDKTPAEVERFITQSEDYPFSGRIRAPYLDALYQAQDWKNVLTFQRQEPNGESYQCIYYYAHYQQGARDKAFAAAKRLWLSGQGVADECDHLFAVWEQAGLRSDELILQRMLLAFEEKNGNLMTYLMKLPQSAKAQKQAQQMKALFTQPESIAEFAKKSKANDFNRMQAVHAFKKLTRKDVVEAQAVLSDVVKAQKIPKPQAQELAEYVAFRLINTDDEKLAAWRDKTLAQSSRQTLIERRVRLAIQEADWAGVRQWILRLDDEHRQSLRWQYWLGRSDIALGKVTQGKQRLESLLGQRNFYSVAAAKEVGQSIEYPVTTLKLENERLAPFRTSLQRIEELLALDKVAAAKSEWRYLLSRTDDDTQAMLAVYAASKRWYHLTVAASISAKMWDNVEVRFPVAHRWWFNFYANKHNIDPITLMSLARQESAMDVEARSPVGARGIMQIMPSTARYTAKKYQLSYTGEDELYQVGKNIEIGSHYLNGLLEQYDNNRIFAFAAYNAGPNRVNSWRERTGGKLDAYAFIEAIPFKETRGYVQNILMFENYYRDILGVDGAFLNQHELETKY; encoded by the coding sequence ATGACTCGAATGAGACTGAATTTTTTAAGACTGCCCAAACCTTGTCGAGCTTTGGTGGGTCTTTTGTGTGGGCTGACTGGAGTGACGGTGAGCGCCGCGGATATCGCGAGCTTGGAAAAGCAGAGAGAAATCTATCAACAAGCGCAACAAAGTTTAGACAACAAAGATCTCGACGAGTTTGCCAAGTTGCGTCCGCAATTGGACAGTTATGCCTTAACTCCTTATCTCGATTACCGTGTTTTTTTGCTGCAACTGAAAGATAAAACGCCAGCTGAGGTGGAACGTTTTATTACCCAATCAGAGGATTATCCTTTCTCTGGGCGCATTCGGGCACCTTATCTTGATGCGCTTTATCAAGCGCAGGATTGGAAAAATGTCCTGACGTTTCAACGCCAAGAGCCTAATGGAGAGAGTTATCAGTGCATTTACTACTATGCACATTACCAGCAAGGTGCGCGAGATAAAGCCTTTGCCGCAGCCAAACGGCTATGGTTGAGCGGTCAAGGGGTAGCGGATGAGTGCGATCACCTGTTTGCCGTTTGGGAGCAAGCTGGGCTTCGCAGTGATGAACTCATCTTGCAGCGCATGTTACTGGCGTTTGAAGAGAAAAATGGCAACTTGATGACTTATCTGATGAAGTTGCCACAGAGTGCTAAGGCGCAGAAGCAAGCGCAGCAGATGAAAGCGTTATTTACCCAACCTGAATCGATTGCTGAGTTTGCCAAAAAAAGCAAAGCCAACGATTTCAACCGTATGCAAGCGGTGCACGCGTTTAAAAAACTAACCCGTAAGGATGTGGTCGAGGCACAAGCCGTCTTGAGTGATGTGGTCAAAGCGCAAAAAATACCCAAGCCACAAGCGCAAGAGTTGGCAGAGTATGTGGCATTTCGCTTGATCAATACGGACGATGAGAAACTAGCAGCGTGGAGAGACAAGACACTAGCCCAGTCATCACGGCAGACATTGATTGAAAGGCGCGTGCGCTTAGCGATACAAGAGGCCGATTGGGCGGGCGTGAGGCAGTGGATTTTACGTCTGGATGACGAACATCGCCAATCGCTTCGTTGGCAATATTGGTTGGGGCGTAGCGACATCGCGCTTGGCAAAGTAACGCAAGGCAAACAGCGTTTAGAGTCACTGCTCGGGCAGCGCAATTTTTACAGCGTGGCGGCCGCCAAAGAGGTCGGGCAGTCGATTGAATACCCCGTCACGACCTTAAAACTGGAGAACGAACGGCTCGCCCCTTTTCGAACATCACTACAGCGGATCGAAGAGTTGCTTGCACTGGATAAAGTGGCTGCCGCCAAAAGTGAGTGGCGTTATTTACTCTCGCGAACGGACGATGACACCCAAGCGATGCTTGCCGTATATGCCGCTTCCAAGCGTTGGTACCATTTAACCGTTGCCGCCAGTATTTCTGCCAAAATGTGGGACAATGTGGAAGTGCGTTTTCCCGTGGCGCATCGCTGGTGGTTTAATTTTTACGCCAATAAACACAATATTGATCCGATCACCTTGATGTCGCTGGCAAGGCAAGAGAGCGCGATGGATGTGGAAGCAAGATCGCCAGTCGGTGCGCGCGGCATCATGCAGATCATGCCCTCAACGGCGCGCTACACCGCGAAGAAATATCAGTTGAGTTACACCGGAGAGGACGAGCTATATCAGGTGGGGAAAAACATCGAAATTGGTAGCCACTATTTAAATGGGCTCCTTGAGCAGTACGATAATAATCGAATTTTTGCGTTTGCGGCTTATAATGCCGGACCTAACCGAGTAAATAGCTGGCGTGAGCGCACGGGCGGAAAATTGGATGCGTACGCCTTTATCGAAGCGATTCCGTTTAAAGAGACCCGTGGCTACGTGCAAAATATCTTGATGTTTGAGAACTACTATCGGGATATTTTGGGCGTTGATGGTGCGTTCCTCAATCAGCATGAGCTCGAAACCAAGTATTGA
- the pheA gene encoding prephenate dehydratase, whose protein sequence is MTDQPISLEEIRLRLNDLDDQLLSLLSERRKLSIEVAKSKVETSKPVRDASREQQLLVKLINNGREKYQLDAQYITKLFHTIIEDSVLLQQSYLQNLLNPEQSRKPLARVAFLGAKGSYSHLASREYFSRKNTELIELNCEHFKEVTQTVESGHADFGVLPIENTSSGSINEVYDLLQHTTLYIVGELTQPIEHCLVATKELRLEQIKILYSHPQPHQQCSEFLSRLKGVTLESCASTADAMKKVQELNRDDVAAIGNASSGKLYGLQPIQGNIANQTENHTRFIVVARKPVEVSAQIPAKTTLIMSTSQKAGSLVETLLVLQRYGINMTKLESRPIMGNPWEEMFYVDLEAHLDSESMQLVLNELTKLTKHLKVLGCYPSENVKPTQVKLA, encoded by the coding sequence ATGACTGACCAGCCCATCTCACTTGAAGAGATCCGTCTGCGCTTAAATGACCTCGACGACCAATTGCTTAGCCTCCTCTCTGAGCGCCGTAAACTCAGTATTGAGGTGGCGAAAAGCAAAGTGGAAACCTCTAAACCCGTGAGAGATGCCAGCCGTGAGCAGCAATTACTGGTTAAGCTGATCAATAATGGACGAGAAAAATATCAGCTTGATGCTCAATATATTACCAAGCTGTTTCATACCATCATTGAAGACTCGGTACTGCTGCAGCAATCTTATCTGCAAAATCTGTTGAATCCAGAGCAAAGTCGCAAACCACTCGCGCGCGTCGCCTTTCTGGGTGCAAAAGGCTCTTATTCACACTTGGCCAGCCGAGAATACTTTAGCCGTAAGAACACGGAACTGATTGAGCTCAACTGTGAACATTTCAAAGAGGTGACGCAAACCGTTGAATCCGGTCACGCTGATTTCGGCGTTCTGCCGATTGAAAACACCAGCTCAGGTTCGATCAACGAGGTGTATGATCTGCTGCAACACACCACACTCTATATTGTTGGCGAGTTGACCCAACCGATTGAACACTGCTTGGTGGCGACCAAAGAGCTGCGGCTTGAACAGATCAAAATACTTTACTCACACCCACAACCACACCAGCAATGCAGTGAGTTTCTCAGTCGTCTTAAAGGGGTCACGCTCGAATCTTGTGCCAGCACTGCCGATGCGATGAAGAAAGTGCAAGAGCTGAATCGCGATGATGTGGCCGCCATTGGCAATGCTTCCAGTGGCAAGCTGTATGGCCTGCAACCTATCCAAGGCAACATCGCAAACCAAACAGAGAACCACACGCGTTTTATCGTGGTTGCGCGTAAGCCGGTGGAAGTCTCAGCACAAATCCCAGCGAAAACGACCCTGATTATGTCGACGTCGCAAAAGGCGGGCTCGCTGGTCGAAACCTTGCTGGTATTGCAACGCTACGGCATCAACATGACTAAGCTGGAGTCGCGTCCTATTATGGGCAACCCTTGGGAAGAGATGTTCTATGTGGACTTAGAAGCACACCTAGATTCTGAAAGTATGCAGCTTGTGCTCAATGAGCTCACCAAGCTGACGAAACACTTGAAAGTACTTGGCTGCTATCCGAGTGAAAATGTCAAACCGACCCAAGTCAAACTAGCCTGA
- the trpR gene encoding trp operon repressor, protein MSQQPEYSDWQQIIELVKHSVEQGQHEMLLTMLMTPDEREALLSRVNIVRELLKGELSQRQISQLLGVGVATITRGSNELKARSDEEKAVLMTLLEANKKGG, encoded by the coding sequence ATGTCGCAACAACCCGAGTATTCAGACTGGCAGCAAATCATTGAACTGGTTAAACACAGTGTCGAGCAGGGGCAGCATGAGATGTTGCTGACCATGTTGATGACCCCGGATGAAAGAGAAGCGTTGCTTTCTCGGGTGAACATTGTGCGCGAGTTGTTGAAAGGCGAGCTTTCTCAGCGTCAGATCAGCCAACTGCTGGGCGTTGGCGTGGCGACAATTACCCGTGGTTCTAACGAACTCAAAGCGCGATCTGATGAAGAGAAAGCGGTGTTGATGACCTTGCTGGAGGCCAATAAAAAAGGCGGATAA
- a CDS encoding outer membrane protein assembly factor BamD, with translation MKHHTLSGLLAVSLLFGCSSSEQIVPDVPPAELYSEAQISLQSGNWLTAIEKLEALDSRYPFGAYSEQVQLDLIYAYYKNDDLALGLATIARFTRLNPTHEKMDWVLYMRGLTHMAQDRNFMHDLFNVDRSDRDPEPVKEAFDDFKKLLERYPNSPYAQDAQKRLFALKNRLAEYDLATADYYLRREAWIAAINRCQELQKTYPDTTAARKSLAIQLKAYQQLGLEDAVARTKELMRLNPL, from the coding sequence ATGAAACACCATACTTTATCAGGCCTTTTGGCAGTATCACTGCTGTTTGGATGTTCAAGCAGTGAACAAATTGTTCCTGATGTGCCGCCAGCCGAGCTGTATTCAGAGGCACAAATTTCTCTTCAAAGTGGTAACTGGCTAACGGCGATTGAGAAACTTGAAGCGCTCGATTCCCGTTATCCGTTTGGTGCTTATTCGGAGCAAGTGCAGCTTGATTTGATTTATGCCTATTACAAGAACGACGATCTCGCCCTAGGGCTGGCAACGATCGCCCGCTTTACGCGGCTCAATCCAACCCATGAGAAAATGGATTGGGTACTTTACATGCGCGGCCTTACCCACATGGCGCAAGATCGCAACTTTATGCATGACTTGTTTAATGTTGATCGCAGCGATCGCGATCCTGAACCGGTCAAAGAAGCATTTGATGATTTTAAGAAGCTGCTTGAGCGCTACCCAAACAGCCCGTACGCGCAAGATGCACAAAAACGCTTATTTGCACTGAAAAATCGTTTAGCGGAGTATGATCTTGCGACGGCGGATTATTATTTGCGCCGCGAAGCTTGGATTGCAGCGATTAATCGCTGCCAAGAGTTGCAGAAAACCTATCCAGATACCACTGCAGCGCGAAAGTCTTTGGCAATTCAACTTAAAGCCTACCAACAGTTGGGACTAGAAGATGCGGTTGCGAGAACAAAAGAGCTGATGCGCCTCAATCCACTCTAA
- the mepA gene encoding penicillin-insensitive murein endopeptidase, with protein MRGGKVGKIYLLFALLLTSFFSYASTPWETVSTPLVADARAVGSYANGCLIGAVALPLEGEGFQVVRAERRRYFAHPDTLNFVQRLGLYAKATLHASLMIADVGLPRGGRFAYGHASHQTGLDVDVWLKLNSSPLEIQRLAEAKTESLVDVKAQNIDEAVWRDDYFELVKKAAEDERVARIFINPVIKERLCVMEKSDERDWLRKVRPWWGHSAHMHVRLKCPQNSDECVSQPLPPEGDGCGEEVTSWRIRPTPPPQKPSSPPPTPEVCLRVLETDRAP; from the coding sequence ATGAGAGGAGGAAAAGTGGGGAAAATTTATCTGCTGTTCGCACTGTTACTAACGAGCTTTTTCTCATACGCATCGACCCCTTGGGAAACGGTCTCTACGCCACTCGTGGCAGATGCCCGTGCCGTTGGTTCCTACGCAAATGGTTGTCTGATTGGAGCTGTGGCTTTGCCCTTGGAAGGGGAGGGATTTCAAGTCGTTCGTGCTGAAAGAAGGCGCTACTTTGCTCACCCTGATACACTGAACTTTGTGCAGCGCCTTGGCCTGTATGCCAAAGCTACACTGCACGCCAGTTTGATGATTGCAGACGTCGGTCTCCCCCGTGGCGGCCGATTTGCTTATGGGCATGCGAGTCATCAAACGGGATTAGATGTGGATGTCTGGTTAAAACTGAACTCTAGTCCATTAGAGATACAGCGATTGGCAGAGGCCAAGACCGAAAGTCTGGTTGATGTGAAAGCTCAGAACATTGATGAGGCCGTATGGCGCGATGACTACTTTGAGCTGGTTAAAAAAGCCGCAGAGGATGAACGTGTGGCGCGTATTTTTATCAATCCGGTGATCAAAGAGCGCCTGTGCGTGATGGAAAAAAGCGACGAGCGAGATTGGCTGCGCAAGGTACGTCCATGGTGGGGACACAGCGCCCACATGCACGTACGGCTTAAATGCCCACAAAACAGTGATGAATGTGTCAGTCAGCCGCTGCCACCAGAGGGCGATGGATGCGGTGAAGAGGTGACCAGTTGGCGCATTCGCCCCACACCGCCACCCCAAAAACCATCATCTCCCCCGCCTACGCCAGAGGTATGTCTGAGAGTGCTTGAAACAGACAGAGCGCCATAA
- the rluD gene encoding 23S rRNA pseudouridine(1911/1915/1917) synthase RluD encodes MAQQIELTNTVKDSQLGQRLDQAIAELFADFSRSRLKEWLLDGKVKVNGEVITKPRTKVMGGEAITVLAELEDEERWEAQDIPLDIVYEDDDILVINKPRDFVVHPGAGTPDGTVLNALLFHCPEIAEVPRAGIVHRLDKDTTGLMVVAKTVPAQTRLVRALQKRDITREYEAIAIGRMTAGGKVDQPIGRHSTKRTLMAVSPMGKPAVTHYRVAEHFREHTRLRLRLETGRTHQIRVHMAYIQHPLLGDIAYGGRARIPSGASDDVVEMIRGFDRQALHAVMLRFNHPITGEELEFHAPVPDDMVELTETLRRDTQEHGLPDVY; translated from the coding sequence ATGGCTCAGCAGATTGAATTAACAAATACCGTAAAAGATAGCCAATTGGGTCAACGACTTGATCAGGCTATCGCAGAATTGTTCGCCGATTTTTCTCGTTCGCGCCTGAAAGAGTGGTTGTTGGACGGAAAAGTAAAAGTGAACGGTGAGGTGATCACCAAACCCCGTACGAAAGTGATGGGCGGCGAAGCGATCACGGTGCTCGCCGAGCTTGAAGACGAAGAGCGCTGGGAAGCGCAAGATATTCCTCTGGATATCGTCTACGAGGATGACGACATTTTAGTCATTAACAAGCCGCGTGATTTCGTGGTTCATCCGGGAGCCGGAACTCCTGATGGCACCGTGCTCAATGCACTGCTGTTTCATTGTCCGGAAATTGCAGAAGTGCCTCGTGCGGGTATCGTGCATCGTTTGGATAAAGACACAACAGGTTTGATGGTGGTTGCGAAAACCGTTCCGGCGCAAACACGCCTCGTGCGAGCGCTACAAAAACGCGATATTACCCGTGAGTATGAAGCCATTGCGATTGGCCGTATGACCGCAGGCGGTAAAGTGGACCAACCGATTGGTCGCCACTCAACCAAACGTACCTTGATGGCAGTCAGCCCTATGGGCAAGCCGGCGGTAACACATTACCGTGTTGCGGAGCATTTCCGTGAGCACACACGCTTGCGTTTACGTCTTGAAACCGGACGTACTCACCAGATCCGTGTGCATATGGCCTACATTCAGCATCCACTGCTTGGCGATATCGCTTACGGTGGCCGCGCGCGTATTCCATCTGGCGCGTCAGATGATGTGGTCGAGATGATACGTGGCTTTGATCGTCAAGCACTGCATGCTGTTATGCTGCGCTTTAATCATCCGATCACTGGTGAAGAGCTGGAGTTCCATGCACCTGTGCCAGATGATATGGTTGAGTTAACCGAAACACTACGCCGTGATACTCAAGAGCATGGCTTACCGGACGTTTACTGA
- the clpB gene encoding ATP-dependent chaperone ClpB, with amino-acid sequence MRLDRFTSKFQIAISDAQSLALGRDHQYIEPVHLMVALLDQNGSPIRPLLTILNVDVTHLRSKLSEMLDRLPKVSGIGGDVQLSSSMGTMFNLCDKIAQKRQDSYISSEVFLLAALEDRGPLGQLLKELGLTEQKVSQAIEQIRGGQKVNDPNAEELRQALEKFTIDLTERAEQGKLDPVIGRDDEIRRTIQVLQRRTKNNPVIIGEPGVGKTAIVEGLAQRIINNEVPEGLRGRRVLSLDMGALVAGAKYRGEFEERLKSVLNELSKEEGNIILFIDELHTMVGAGKGEGSMDAGNMLKPALARGELHCVGATTLDEYRQYIEKDPALERRFQKVLVDEPSVEDTIAILRGLKERYELHHHVEITDPAIVAAASLSHRYVSDRQLPDKAIDLIDEAASSIRMQIDSKPEALDKLERKIIQLKIEQQALSNEHDEASEKRLRSLNEELNEKEREFAELEEIWNAEKAALSGTQHIKTALEQARMDMEFARRAGDLSRMSELQYGRIPELEKQLDLATQAEMQEMTLLRNKVTDNEIAEVLSKQTGIPVSKMLEAEKEKLLHMEEVLHNRVIGQKEAVEVVSNAIRRSRAGLSDPNKPIGSFLFLGPTGVGKTELCKTLASFMFDSEDAMVRIDMSEFMEKHSVARLVGAPPGYVGYEEGGYLTEAVRRKPYSVILLDEVEKAHPDVFNILLQVLDDGRLTDGQGRTVDFRNTVVIMTSNLGSTRIQENFAMLDYQGIKEQVMDVVGKHFRPEFLNRIDESVVFHPLGKEHIKSIASIQLSRLAKRMEEKGYLLEVSEKALELIAQVGFDPVYGARPLKRAIQQSVENPLAKSILSGQVLPDKKIQLVVSNDQIIAHQ; translated from the coding sequence ATGCGTCTTGATCGATTTACCAGTAAGTTTCAAATCGCTATCTCTGATGCACAGTCATTGGCGTTAGGGCGCGATCATCAATACATCGAACCCGTTCATCTTATGGTGGCGCTGCTCGATCAAAATGGCAGCCCAATCAGACCGCTGCTGACCATCTTAAATGTGGATGTCACGCATCTACGTTCCAAGCTCAGTGAAATGTTGGATCGCCTGCCGAAAGTCAGTGGCATTGGTGGTGATGTACAGCTGTCCTCATCGATGGGCACCATGTTCAATCTCTGTGACAAAATTGCGCAGAAGCGCCAAGACAGTTACATCTCGTCGGAAGTTTTCTTGCTGGCCGCTCTTGAAGACAGAGGTCCGTTAGGTCAATTACTTAAAGAGCTGGGGCTCACAGAACAAAAAGTGAGCCAAGCGATTGAGCAAATTCGTGGCGGTCAGAAAGTCAATGACCCGAATGCGGAAGAGCTGCGCCAAGCACTTGAAAAATTTACCATCGATCTTACCGAGCGAGCGGAGCAGGGCAAACTTGATCCGGTCATTGGCCGCGACGATGAAATTCGCCGTACCATTCAAGTATTGCAGCGCCGTACCAAAAACAACCCGGTGATCATCGGTGAGCCCGGTGTCGGTAAAACCGCAATAGTCGAGGGATTAGCGCAGCGTATTATTAATAATGAAGTTCCTGAAGGGCTGCGTGGTCGCCGCGTGCTGTCACTCGATATGGGTGCGTTGGTGGCTGGTGCGAAATACCGTGGTGAGTTTGAAGAACGCCTCAAATCGGTCTTGAACGAGCTCTCTAAAGAAGAGGGCAATATCATCCTCTTTATCGATGAGTTGCATACCATGGTTGGTGCGGGTAAAGGTGAAGGTTCAATGGATGCGGGCAACATGCTCAAACCCGCTTTGGCTCGTGGCGAGCTTCATTGTGTTGGTGCGACAACCTTGGATGAATACCGTCAGTATATTGAGAAAGATCCCGCCTTGGAGAGACGTTTCCAGAAAGTGCTGGTGGATGAACCAAGCGTGGAAGACACCATCGCGATTTTGCGTGGTTTAAAAGAACGCTATGAGCTGCACCATCACGTTGAAATTACCGATCCAGCGATCGTGGCGGCAGCCAGCTTGTCCCATCGCTACGTTTCAGACAGACAGTTGCCGGATAAAGCGATTGATTTGATCGATGAAGCAGCGTCCAGTATTCGTATGCAGATCGACTCCAAACCAGAAGCACTGGATAAACTAGAGCGCAAGATCATTCAATTGAAAATTGAGCAGCAGGCGCTAAGCAATGAGCATGATGAAGCGAGTGAAAAGCGTCTGCGCTCGCTCAATGAAGAGTTGAACGAAAAAGAGCGTGAGTTTGCAGAGCTAGAAGAGATCTGGAATGCAGAAAAAGCCGCTTTATCGGGCACTCAACATATCAAAACGGCACTTGAGCAGGCTCGCATGGACATGGAGTTTGCTCGCCGTGCAGGGGATCTAAGCCGCATGTCCGAATTGCAATACGGCCGTATCCCTGAGCTCGAGAAGCAACTTGATCTGGCCACGCAAGCCGAAATGCAGGAGATGACCTTATTAAGAAATAAGGTTACCGACAACGAAATCGCAGAAGTGCTTTCTAAGCAGACCGGTATTCCTGTGTCAAAAATGCTGGAAGCGGAGAAAGAAAAACTGCTGCATATGGAAGAGGTTCTGCACAATCGCGTCATTGGACAAAAAGAGGCGGTAGAAGTGGTATCGAATGCCATTCGTCGTAGCCGCGCTGGTTTGTCCGATCCGAACAAACCGATTGGTTCCTTCCTCTTCTTGGGGCCAACTGGGGTCGGTAAAACCGAATTGTGTAAAACGCTCGCGAGTTTCATGTTCGACAGCGAAGACGCCATGGTGCGCATTGATATGTCGGAGTTCATGGAGAAGCACTCAGTGGCGAGATTGGTCGGCGCACCTCCAGGCTACGTTGGTTATGAAGAAGGCGGTTATCTGACGGAGGCAGTACGTCGCAAGCCGTATTCTGTCATCCTTCTTGATGAAGTCGAAAAAGCGCATCCCGACGTTTTCAACATCTTGTTGCAAGTACTGGATGATGGGCGACTAACAGATGGACAGGGGCGTACGGTCGATTTTAGAAACACGGTTGTGATTATGACCTCGAATTTGGGTTCAACTCGAATCCAAGAAAACTTCGCTATGCTCGATTATCAAGGTATTAAAGAGCAAGTGATGGATGTTGTCGGCAAACATTTCCGTCCAGAGTTTTTAAACCGCATAGATGAAAGCGTGGTGTTCCATCCTTTGGGCAAAGAGCACATTAAATCTATCGCTTCTATTCAACTGAGCCGATTGGCTAAACGGATGGAAGAAAAAGGCTATTTATTGGAAGTATCAGAAAAAGCGCTGGAATTGATCGCACAAGTTGGCTTCGACCCGGTTTATGGTGCGAGACCACTAAAACGTGCGATTCAGCAAAGTGTCGAAAATCCGTTAGCAAAATCCATTCTTTCTGGTCAAGTGTTGCCAGATAAGAAAATTCAATTGGTGGTCAGCAATGATCAGATCATTGCTCATCAATAG
- the pgeF gene encoding peptidoglycan editing factor PgeF: MILPNWPAPKNIKAFASTREGGFSHAPYASLNLGAHVGDELHLVRENRLWLAQKAQMPSAPVWLNQTHSTRVAEVSTPTEQVLDADGLFTQTVGVVCSAMTADCLPLLITNTQGTQVAAVHAGWRGLSAGIVENALDKFCGEVMVWLGPAIGPLAFEVGDDVRQAFTDFDPQAAKAFVAQAKSGKWLADIFLLATQRLNRAGVRQVFSSQMCTYSNSGQFFSYRRDGVTGRQASFIWMEE; encoded by the coding sequence ATGATTCTCCCTAACTGGCCTGCTCCGAAAAATATCAAAGCCTTTGCGTCAACGCGTGAAGGCGGTTTTTCGCATGCTCCGTATGCGAGCCTAAACTTGGGCGCGCATGTCGGGGACGAGCTTCACCTAGTTAGGGAAAATCGCCTTTGGTTAGCCCAAAAGGCGCAAATGCCAAGCGCGCCAGTGTGGTTGAATCAAACCCACTCAACACGAGTGGCAGAGGTATCGACTCCGACAGAGCAAGTGTTGGATGCCGACGGGCTATTTACCCAAACCGTCGGGGTGGTGTGCAGTGCGATGACGGCGGATTGTTTGCCGCTGCTGATCACCAACACACAAGGCACCCAAGTTGCAGCAGTGCATGCGGGATGGCGTGGCCTTTCTGCGGGCATCGTGGAAAACGCGCTCGACAAGTTTTGTGGTGAAGTCATGGTTTGGCTTGGCCCTGCGATTGGTCCTTTGGCATTTGAGGTAGGCGATGATGTCCGTCAGGCATTCACCGACTTTGATCCACAAGCCGCTAAAGCTTTTGTGGCACAAGCGAAAAGTGGAAAGTGGCTTGCTGATATATTTTTGCTCGCGACTCAGCGTCTGAATCGTGCAGGTGTTAGGCAAGTCTTTTCATCGCAGATGTGCACCTACAGTAATTCGGGCCAGTTCTTTTCCTACCGCCGTGATGGCGTTACTGGCCGTCAGGCCAGCTTTATCTGGATGGAAGAATAA